GCTCCCGTCGACGGCCACGCTCAAGGGGAAGTTGAACTGTCCAGGCCCGCTGCCACCGCTGCCCCACGTCGTGAGGAAGGTGCCGCAGGGTCCGACTAGGTCCTCGATGGCACTCTGGCACGCATCGGTGTCCGCGAGGACAGCCCCCGCCGCGACGCAGCCGCCCACCGCGCTCAGCACCGTCGTGGTGCGACCGTCTTCCCTCGCATTGCACCCCGCGAAGCTGGCCGGCGTGCTGACGTCCCTCGCCTGGCAGCGCAGCTCCCGACGGCCGCTCGTGCCGATGGCCTTGGCGCTCGCTGACGGGCACGCGCCGTTGCCGGGATCGTCGGTGAGGAACGCCGCCACGCAGTTATCCACGGCGGTGTCGATCGCCGCGGCCGTGCCTGGGCAACCCCCGTCGGCCTTGTTGATGGTGGTATCCGCGTTGCTCTGCGCATTGCCGAGGCAGGTCGAATCGACGCCGGTTCCTACCCTCTTCGCTTTCGCATAGCAGCTCATCTTGCCGGCTATCTCCCTGCCGGCTGCGTTCAGCTTCGCGGCGCCGCACTTCTGGGCGGGCGTGCTTCCGGCGTCGGCGCTCCCGACGGGGAGGGCAAAGAGCGCGACCAGAACGACTGCTGCAGGCGCCAGGAGACAGCGAGGGTTGGGCCGCATGCGCGGCGCATGGTCCTGCAAAGCCGTACGGAGCGTCAACAGCAAAAACTGCGCTCGGTATCGCGAATCGCGCACGGATTACGCCACTGAAAAGGCGAAGGGAAGGCGAAAGTGGCTTAGTTCCGGGCGGACTAGGACACGCCGTGCGTCAAAGGTGGCCCGAGCTTGTTCGGGCGAGATCAGCTCCAAAGCGTCGGGGCCGGGTACGCGGCGAACGCGGGGTCGTGCGTGACGATGGTGAGCCCCTCCTCGAGTGCCTGCACGACGAGAAGGCGGTCGAACGGATCGCGGTGGTGGGGGGGCAGCGCCGGCAGACGAAGCGTGTGCGCGATCGAGATCGGCAGCTCGTCGAATCCCGCCCCGCGGGCGGCACGGGTGATCGCGTCCAGATCGGCTTTGATCTTGCCGAGCTCCGCCTTGATGGCGATCTCCCAGGTGCTCGCCGCGCTGAGCTGGACGGAGTTACCGGGATCCCGAAGGGCTGCCGCGACTCGGCCGGGAAAACGTCGCGGCTGCGCCAGCGCCCAGAGCAGCGCGTGCGTGTCGAGCAGCAGCCTCAGCGCGCTCCCTCGAAGAGGGCGAGGATCTCCTTCGGCAGCGGGGCGTCGAAGTCGGCAGCCACCTGGACTTTACCGCGGAGAGCGCCGAGCTTGCGGGGTGCGCGGCGCTGCTCCACCGGAGTCAGCCTGGCGACGGGCTTCCCGTGGCGCGTAATCACGACCTCCTCTCCGCGTGCCGCCCTGTCGAGCAGGCGTGAGAGATGGGTTTTGGCTGCGTACACGTTGACTTTCACGGGGCCCCCACCATTTTGGTCCGACTAGACTAATCTAACGATCAACCTTGACGCAACTGGCAGATCCCGTCCGGGCGAGCACCTCGATCGTGCCTTCCGCGAGCCGGTGGCGCTCAGTGCCGCTCTCCGCCGAGCGCGAGGAGCCCCGCCGCGACGAGCCCCCCGGCGAGCACGAGGAAGCCGCCGGCAAAGCTGCCCGTCGCGTCCTTCACGAGGCCGATCAGGTAGGGGCCCACGAAGCCGCCCAGGTTGCCGATCGAGTTGATGAGCGCGATGCCCGCGGCGGCCCCCGTGCCGCGCAGGAGCGACGTGGGCATCGACCAGAACGGGCCGAGCGTGCTCGAGGTGCCGAGCGCGGCGAGCGAGAGGGCGGCGAGCGCCGCGACTGGCGAACGGAGATACGCGACGAACGCCAGGCCGAGGGCCCCGACGAAAGCCGGTCCGGCGACGTGCCAGCGCCGCTCGCCGGTGCGATCCGAGTGCCTGCCGACCAGGACCATGCCGGCCGCAGCGGCCACGTAGGGCACCGCGGACACGATCCCAACCATCACGTCGCCAAGCCCCGAGAGACCCTTGACGATCTGCGGCAGCCAGAGGCCCACGCCGTAGAGGCCGGTGACCAGCACGAAGTACAGGACGGCGAGCCGCCAGACACGGCGGTCGGCGAGGGCGGCGCCGAGGGTCGCCGCGTGATGCGCCTCGATCACCTGCTCTGGGCCGAGGCGCGCGGCGAGCGAGCGTCGCTCCTCGGGCGTGAGCCACGACGCGCTCGCCGGCCCGTCGGGCAGGTAGGCGAGCACCGCAAGCCCGAGCACGACCGCCGGCAGCCCTTCGGCGAGGAAGAGCCACTCCCAGCCCCGGAGGCCGCCGAGCCCGTCCATGGCGAGGAGCGCCCCGGAGATTGGCCCACCCACGACCCCCGCGATCGCTGTGGCGGTCATGAAACGTGCCACTGCGTGCGCGCGCTCTGCCGCCGGGAACCAGTAGGTGAGGTAGAGGATCATGCCCGGGAAGAAGCCTGCCTCCGCGACGCCGAGGAGGAAGCGGAGCAGGTAGAAGCTCCGCGCGCCCCGCACGACCATCATCGCGGACGCGATCAGGCCCCAGGTGATCATGATGCGCGCGATCCAGAGGCGCGCCCCCAGGCGTTCGAGCAGCAGGTTGCTCGGCACCTCGAAGAGGAAGTAGCCGACGAAGAAGATGCCGGCGCCGAGGCCGTAGACGCGGTCGTCGAAACCGAGGTCCTGGCGCATCTGGAGTGCAGCGAAGCCGACGTTGATGCGGTCGAGGTAGGCGACGACATAGAGCACGA
The Deltaproteobacteria bacterium genome window above contains:
- a CDS encoding type II toxin-antitoxin system VapC family toxin translates to MRLLLDTHALLWALAQPRRFPGRVAAALRDPGNSVQLSAASTWEIAIKAELGKIKADLDAITRAARGAGFDELPISIAHTLRLPALPPHHRDPFDRLLVVQALEEGLTIVTHDPAFAAYPAPTLWS
- a CDS encoding type II toxin-antitoxin system Phd/YefM family antitoxin — encoded protein: MKVNVYAAKTHLSRLLDRAARGEEVVITRHGKPVARLTPVEQRRAPRKLGALRGKVQVAADFDAPLPKEILALFEGAR
- a CDS encoding MFS transporter, yielding MFVLYVVAYLDRINVGFAALQMRQDLGFDDRVYGLGAGIFFVGYFLFEVPSNLLLERLGARLWIARIMITWGLIASAMMVVRGARSFYLLRFLLGVAEAGFFPGMILYLTYWFPAAERAHAVARFMTATAIAGVVGGPISGALLAMDGLGGLRGWEWLFLAEGLPAVVLGLAVLAYLPDGPASASWLTPEERRSLAARLGPEQVIEAHHAATLGAALADRRVWRLAVLYFVLVTGLYGVGLWLPQIVKGLSGLGDVMVGIVSAVPYVAAAAGMVLVGRHSDRTGERRWHVAGPAFVGALGLAFVAYLRSPVAALAALSLAALGTSSTLGPFWSMPTSLLRGTGAAAGIALINSIGNLGGFVGPYLIGLVKDATGSFAGGFLVLAGGLVAAGLLALGGERH